One region of Bactrocera neohumeralis isolate Rockhampton chromosome 5, APGP_CSIRO_Bneo_wtdbg2-racon-allhic-juicebox.fasta_v2, whole genome shotgun sequence genomic DNA includes:
- the LOC126759366 gene encoding histidine-rich glycoprotein, with protein sequence MLKFILLCFACLLTLATALKIHDFEHHEYEHHKEPEESEHHHEVEHKHATSHQSVKFHHFHPVPVYIKDKHLLKNPIEIGGTKQKLKILHPETEHSHNHGLVLEEESESHIHEHGHHEIEHHAPHLEHYEHYHHE encoded by the coding sequence TTACtttgttttgcttgtttgctAACCTTGGCAACAGCTTTAAAAATACACGATTTCGAACATCACGAGTACGAGCACCATAAGGAACCTGAGGAATCGGAACACCATCATGAGGTGGAGCACAAACATGCCACTTCACATCAAAGTGTCAAATTCCATCATTTCCATCCGGTACCGGTTTACATCAAGGACAAACACTTGCTCAAGAATCCCATCGAAATTGGCGGTACCAAGCAGAAATTGAAGATTTTACATCCCGAAACTGAGCACAGCCACAATCACGGTTTGGTCTTGGAAGAAGAGAGCGAGTCACATATCCATGAGCATGGACATCACGAAATCGAACATCATGCACCACATCTGGAGCACTACGAACACTATCATCACGAATAA